A stretch of the Vitis riparia cultivar Riparia Gloire de Montpellier isolate 1030 chromosome 13, EGFV_Vit.rip_1.0, whole genome shotgun sequence genome encodes the following:
- the LOC117927805 gene encoding uncharacterized protein LOC117927805 — protein MAAALLIGKTFHTKNRSIQELRDRPNPRIPTFLCCQNQGDIDELESKTDKGKENRPLLLRVFAGVAKFGEGLRENLSPKQKGDWKDLVLMSLSFAVYVYMSQRIVCAYCVWMSMVKQPW, from the coding sequence ATGGCTGCAGCTCTCCTAATTGGGAAGACCTTCCATACCAAGAACAGATCAATTCAGGAGCTCAGGGACAGACCCAACCCCAGAATTCCCACTTTCCTATGTTGCCAAAACCAAGGTGATATTGATGAATTGGAGTCAAAAACAGATAAGGGGAAGGAGAACAGGCCATTGTTGTTGCGGGTTTTCGCAGGTGTTGCGAAGTTTGGGGAGGGGTTGAGGGAGAATTTGAGCCCAAAGCAGAAGGGCGACTGGAAGGACTTGGTGCTGATGAGCTTGTCTTTTGCTGTGTATGTGTATATGTCTCAGAGAATTGTCTGTGCCTACTGTGTATGGATGTCCATGGTCAAACAACCATGGTAG